A single Corynebacterium resistens DSM 45100 DNA region contains:
- a CDS encoding ATP-binding cassette domain-containing protein, whose protein sequence is MSERLASTLSSEQRSVSESARALLAVEDLSVHYLGQDRWVLQRPSLVHLSGQVTAVIGPSGCGKTTFVRAVCGLVPHCLPSEYSGSVQIAGAEIADATVQLIATNVAYVGQNPDAAVITRTVYDDVAFALQNLCLPVPEIDRRVREALAAVGLETKLWESPWRLSGGQRQRLAIAVALAMQPRLLVLDEPTSTIDTQGTDEFYSVIQQLVSDGVGIVVIDHDLDPVLPLCDHVIALNAQGAVIAQGTPHEVFLSHTAELEACGVWLPRALRDESPHHALTCEQAGIRVPRITDICGDSVQYQRRTEAGWETIDAIDTLDGGGSATVELADFCVPGRSPAISMRLRGGEFIALIGPNGAGKTSLLAALAGLIPSKAQRATVCGEVVRRGRHQVGYVFQNPEHQMVCSTVAGEISTGDVSASKAEAIVEQFHLSQYRDQHPLTLSGGQIRRLSVATMVAESRDVIVLDEPTYGQDWANTCELMAFIDELRAEGRTVIMATHDLELALSRCSHIIALPAAVSETRENAASAAPANPPSPSVPRGLFSSFNPVTLLLALIPAMVMVFVCKDPAVNVGVLIAASLAMVAARASRARTVMSLLAPWVIAAVLLPVFRYNYTIEEVSPLYNHGGELAAASGIGALLSLMLLSGISTHPEALLRTLTTTFKLPYRVTAAGTAAVAFVTRFRQDFQLLRTARALRGIGASWGPLAPAIRWVGSLVPLAILAVQHGERVALSMDSRGFGAYPRRTELQHTPWQVRDWCLVGLLWAVTALLWWWRQ, encoded by the coding sequence GTGAGTGAAAGGCTGGCCTCCACTTTGAGCAGCGAGCAACGGTCTGTGAGCGAGTCCGCGCGGGCGCTCCTGGCGGTTGAGGATCTTTCCGTTCACTACTTGGGTCAGGACCGGTGGGTGCTGCAACGTCCAAGCCTGGTCCACCTGAGCGGTCAGGTAACGGCCGTCATTGGGCCCTCTGGATGCGGTAAAACTACCTTCGTCCGAGCCGTGTGCGGCCTTGTGCCCCACTGTCTGCCGTCCGAATACTCCGGCAGCGTTCAAATTGCCGGCGCCGAAATCGCCGACGCCACGGTCCAGTTGATCGCTACCAATGTCGCCTACGTGGGACAAAATCCGGATGCCGCAGTCATTACCCGTACGGTGTATGACGATGTCGCGTTTGCGCTGCAGAACCTCTGCCTGCCTGTTCCTGAGATTGATCGACGGGTACGCGAGGCATTGGCTGCGGTTGGTCTGGAGACCAAGCTGTGGGAGAGCCCATGGAGATTATCGGGCGGCCAACGCCAGCGCCTAGCGATCGCGGTAGCACTGGCTATGCAGCCCCGCTTACTTGTCCTCGATGAGCCAACATCGACTATTGACACGCAAGGCACGGACGAGTTTTACAGCGTCATCCAACAGCTGGTTAGCGATGGCGTGGGCATCGTGGTGATCGACCATGACCTCGACCCGGTCCTACCCCTGTGCGATCACGTCATAGCGCTCAACGCGCAGGGCGCGGTGATCGCGCAGGGAACTCCACATGAGGTTTTTCTCAGCCATACCGCGGAACTTGAGGCGTGCGGAGTGTGGCTGCCCCGTGCGTTACGCGACGAATCCCCGCACCACGCCTTGACCTGCGAGCAGGCGGGCATTCGAGTTCCCCGCATCACGGATATCTGTGGTGATTCGGTGCAATATCAGCGGCGCACCGAAGCAGGATGGGAAACCATCGATGCGATTGACACGCTCGACGGTGGAGGCAGCGCCACGGTAGAGCTGGCAGATTTCTGTGTTCCCGGACGTTCCCCAGCTATCTCTATGCGGCTACGGGGTGGCGAGTTTATCGCGCTTATAGGGCCGAATGGCGCAGGCAAAACATCCCTGCTCGCGGCGCTGGCGGGTCTCATACCATCAAAGGCACAACGCGCTACGGTCTGCGGAGAGGTTGTGCGGCGAGGGCGGCACCAGGTCGGCTACGTGTTTCAAAACCCGGAACATCAGATGGTTTGTTCCACCGTGGCTGGCGAAATCTCCACGGGGGATGTTTCCGCGTCTAAAGCCGAGGCTATTGTGGAGCAATTCCATCTCTCCCAGTATCGAGACCAACACCCGTTGACTCTCTCAGGCGGCCAGATTCGTAGACTATCGGTGGCTACGATGGTCGCCGAGAGCCGCGATGTGATTGTCCTTGACGAGCCCACGTACGGCCAGGACTGGGCGAATACCTGCGAACTCATGGCCTTCATCGACGAACTGCGCGCTGAGGGCAGAACCGTCATCATGGCCACCCACGACCTAGAACTTGCCCTATCACGCTGCAGCCACATCATCGCGCTACCTGCTGCCGTTAGCGAAACTCGTGAAAACGCCGCATCCGCAGCACCAGCGAACCCGCCTTCGCCGTCCGTGCCCCGTGGACTCTTCTCATCGTTCAATCCTGTGACGTTGCTATTGGCGCTAATCCCGGCGATGGTCATGGTGTTCGTATGCAAGGACCCGGCCGTCAATGTTGGAGTGCTCATCGCAGCGAGCCTGGCCATGGTAGCCGCGAGAGCGAGTCGCGCTCGAACGGTCATGTCACTGCTAGCACCCTGGGTCATCGCAGCTGTGCTACTGCCGGTGTTCCGCTACAACTACACCATTGAAGAGGTCAGCCCACTCTACAATCACGGTGGCGAGCTTGCCGCAGCGAGCGGTATCGGGGCACTGTTGTCCCTCATGCTGCTTTCAGGCATCAGCACTCATCCGGAAGCGCTGCTTCGCACGTTGACGACGACGTTCAAGCTTCCCTATCGGGTCACTGCGGCGGGAACTGCGGCTGTCGCCTTCGTCACTCGTTTCCGGCAAGATTTCCAGCTGTTGCGCACAGCGCGGGCATTGCGGGGTATTGGGGCATCATGGGGGCCGTTAGCGCCCGCAATTCGATGGGTGGGTTCCCTCGTGCCGCTGGCGATCCTCGCCGTCCAGCACGGCGAACGGGTTGCCCTGTCGATGGATTCACGTGGCTTTGGCGCCTATCCGCGGCGCACGGAACTCCAACACACACCGTGGCAGGTGCGAGATTGGTGCCTGGTGGGCCTCCTTTGGGCCGTTACTGCGTTGCTGTGGTGGTGGCGCCAATGA
- a CDS encoding ECF transporter S component has product MTDRSGTVRRSARGGLTDSILGTRNLMMVASLSVVGLIILIPLSYIAPAGAASQSAVWLGVSLLGLWVIPYLLPLAVVRRPGASLLAALIIGVVSVFTTPTGPAAIVGNVIGGLLVEFPMALMLYRKWTWWAYLISAAFFGAFNSLLYLTLLKHAVGISVSGLIVLVGVTSSVIGGLAVVGLTRLLNNAGVGVDHRE; this is encoded by the coding sequence GTGACAGACCGATCCGGTACAGTTCGACGCTCAGCTCGCGGGGGATTAACCGACTCAATTCTAGGTACCCGAAATCTCATGATGGTGGCCTCCCTGTCGGTGGTCGGCCTCATCATCCTCATCCCACTGAGCTACATCGCGCCGGCGGGTGCGGCTTCGCAGAGCGCAGTCTGGCTCGGGGTGTCCCTTCTCGGACTTTGGGTCATTCCCTACCTCCTTCCTCTGGCCGTTGTGCGAAGGCCGGGCGCTTCGCTGCTGGCCGCGCTGATCATCGGAGTTGTGAGCGTATTTACTACTCCCACTGGGCCTGCCGCGATTGTCGGTAACGTCATTGGCGGGCTCCTGGTTGAGTTTCCCATGGCGTTGATGCTGTACCGGAAGTGGACGTGGTGGGCGTATCTGATCTCCGCCGCATTCTTCGGGGCATTTAACAGCCTGTTGTACCTCACGCTGCTCAAGCACGCGGTGGGAATCTCGGTATCGGGACTGATCGTGCTGGTGGGAGTCACGTCGTCCGTCATTGGCGGTTTGGCCGTCGTCGGACTAACCCGTTTGCTCAACAATGCAGGCGTAGGCGTAGACCATCGTGAGTGA